Proteins encoded within one genomic window of Microbacterium sp. zg-B185:
- a CDS encoding class I SAM-dependent methyltransferase, with amino-acid sequence MTTSKERTDASADGGAAVTGDAESGELTLAEVLEIFTAGRLPLRFTAYDGSTAGPPDAPFALDLKTPRGTTYLVTGFGDLGLARAYIAGDLDIRGVHPGDPYELLKTLESLEFTRPSPRLMARIIRSIGVEHLRPVAPPPQEVPPRWKRIAGGLRHSKSRDAQAIHHHYDVSNTFYEWVLGPSMTYTCACYPHLDASLEEAQENKYRLVFDKLRLKPGDRLLDVGCGWGGMVRYAARRGVHALGVTLSQEQAGWAQRAIAGEGLEHADVRYGDYRGIAETGFDAVSSIGLLEHIGVRNYPAYFRFLRSRIRPGGLLLNHCITRSDNKTEPAARGFIDRYVFPDGELTGSGRIITEAQDAGLEVLHEENLRPHYALTLRDWCANLVEHWDEAVTEIGLPAAKVWGLYMAGSRLAFESGGIELHHVLAVNSRGNSDDADLPLRPWWTP; translated from the coding sequence ATGACCACATCCAAGGAACGGACGGATGCCTCGGCCGATGGCGGCGCGGCCGTGACGGGCGACGCGGAGTCCGGAGAACTCACGCTCGCCGAGGTGCTCGAGATCTTCACGGCGGGCCGGCTGCCGCTGCGCTTCACCGCGTATGACGGCAGCACGGCCGGACCTCCCGACGCGCCCTTCGCCCTTGACCTGAAGACACCCCGCGGCACGACCTATCTCGTCACCGGGTTCGGCGATCTGGGGCTCGCGCGTGCCTACATCGCAGGCGATCTCGACATCCGAGGTGTGCACCCCGGCGACCCGTACGAGCTGCTCAAGACGCTCGAGAGCCTTGAGTTCACGCGACCATCGCCGCGGCTCATGGCCCGGATCATCCGCTCGATCGGCGTCGAGCATCTGCGCCCGGTCGCGCCGCCGCCGCAGGAGGTGCCCCCGCGCTGGAAGCGCATCGCCGGTGGCTTGCGGCACAGCAAGTCACGCGATGCGCAGGCGATCCACCACCACTACGACGTCTCGAACACCTTCTACGAGTGGGTGCTCGGCCCATCGATGACCTACACGTGCGCGTGCTACCCGCACCTCGACGCTTCGCTCGAGGAGGCACAGGAGAACAAGTACCGCCTCGTGTTCGACAAGCTGCGGCTGAAGCCGGGGGACCGGCTGCTCGACGTCGGATGCGGCTGGGGCGGCATGGTGCGCTACGCCGCTCGTCGGGGTGTCCACGCCCTCGGAGTGACGCTGTCGCAGGAGCAGGCCGGGTGGGCGCAGCGCGCCATCGCCGGCGAAGGGCTGGAGCATGCTGATGTGCGGTACGGCGACTACCGCGGTATCGCCGAGACCGGTTTCGACGCGGTGTCGTCGATCGGGCTGCTCGAGCACATCGGGGTGCGCAACTACCCGGCGTACTTCCGCTTCCTGCGCTCGCGGATACGCCCGGGAGGCCTGCTGCTCAACCACTGCATCACCCGCAGTGACAACAAGACCGAGCCCGCGGCGCGGGGGTTCATCGACCGCTACGTCTTCCCGGACGGAGAGCTGACCGGTTCCGGTCGCATCATCACCGAGGCACAGGATGCCGGGCTCGAAGTGCTGCACGAGGAGAACCTGCGCCCTCACTACGCACTGACGCTCCGTGACTGGTGCGCGAACCTCGTCGAGCACTGGGACGAAGCGGTCACCGAGATCGGACTGCCCGCTGCGAAGGTGTGGGGCCTCTACATGGCCGGATCACGGCTCGCCTTCGAATCGGGCGGGATCGAGCTGCACCACGTTCTCGCCGTCAACTCCCGGGGGAACAGCGACGATGCCGACCTTCCGCTGCGGCCGTGGTGGACACCATAG
- a CDS encoding GntR family transcriptional regulator yields the protein MTLAEQIAVQVRAAIASGDLAPGERLPPARELSVSLQVNMHTVLRAYQQLRDEELIAMRQGRGAFVRDDAGAASLRVGELAAQLAAEARKLGLSVQDLHARIDRLMGGAA from the coding sequence GTGACGCTGGCCGAACAGATCGCTGTACAGGTGCGTGCCGCGATCGCTTCTGGCGATCTTGCCCCCGGTGAACGGCTGCCCCCGGCGCGAGAGTTATCGGTGTCGCTGCAGGTCAACATGCACACGGTGCTGCGGGCGTATCAACAATTGCGGGATGAGGAATTGATAGCGATGAGACAGGGCCGCGGGGCATTCGTGCGAGATGACGCAGGAGCAGCATCTTTGCGCGTGGGTGAGCTGGCCGCGCAACTTGCAGCGGAGGCGCGAAAGCTTGGCCTTTCTGTGCAGGACCTACATGCCCGGATCGATCGGCTCATGGGCGGCGCCGCATGA
- the gltB gene encoding glutamate synthase large subunit, with protein sequence MYNPAFEKDACGLAMVATLRGEAGHDIIDLALTALRNLEHRGAIGSDAGTGDGAGILTQMPDAFLRAVVDFALPPVGEYAAGMIFLPRDEELRAAEKSGIERIAAAENLVVLGWREVPTVDEHLGKLAFGARPVFEQLFVSRPAVGDQAALSGIALDRRVFRLRKRAGNELGSYIVSLSSRTLGYKGMVTTLQLEPFYPDLQDERFASELAVVHSRYSTNTFPSWPLAQPLRMLAHNGEINTVRGNRNWMRARQSQLESELLGEIDPLLPICTEGASDSASFDEVLELLTLTGRSLPHAIMMMVPEAYEKQADIDPKLRAFYDYHSMQMEPWDGPAALIFTDGTLVGATLDRNGLRPGRWTETTDGLIVIGSETGVLDFAPERIKRRGRLRPGRMFLVDTASRRIVEEDEIKAQLADQEPWAEWLDAGRVRLADLPEREHIVHPIASITRRQRTFGYTEEEVRILLTPMGQTGAEPLGAMGSDTPVAVLSERPRLLFDYFTQQFAQVTNPPLDSIREEVVTSLKLGLGPESNLLSWGPGHARSVTLDFPVIDNDELAKIQHIQRALPERSSATIRGLYHFDAGPDQMRQRIDEMCVEVDEAIDRGAEFLILSDRDSNKDLVPIPSLLMVSAIHHHLIRRQNRMKVGLIVEAGDVREVHHVATLIGYGASAVNPYLAMETVESLVRTGYITGIPPEKAVKNLIYALGKGVLKIMSKMGISTVSSYAGAQAFEAVGLSEEFVDRYFTGTESKLGGIGIQHIAAENQARHDYAYPEDAAVRAHERLWTGGEYQWRRDGSPHLFNPDTVFRLQHATRTRRYDIFREYTRLVDDQASELKTLRGMFALRSGVRSPIPIDEVEPVSAIVKRFSTGAMSYGSISREAHETLAIAMNRLGGKSNTGEGGEDVDRLLDPERRSAIKQVASGRFGVTSLYLTKADDIQIKLAQGAKPGEGGQLPPTKVYPWVARTRHATAGVGLISPPPHHDIYSIEDLKQLIFDLKRANPAARVHVKLVSQSGIGAVAAGTAKALADVILVSGHDGGTGASPLNSLKHAGTPWELGLAETQQTLMLNGMRDRVVVQVDGQLKTGRDVIIGALLGAEEFGFATAPLVVSGCVMMRVCHLDTCPVGVATQNPVLRERFTGKPEFVVNFMEFIAEEVREYLAELGFRSLEEAVGHHEMLDINGAVEHWKASGLDLAPILAGPEFGPDQARRNTRPQQHELEAHFDVPLIEAARDVIAHSGTIEFDLPIRNTERAVGTMLGHHVTLAHGENGMPSGSIVVNLTGSAGQSFGAFMPAGITLRLEGDSNDYVGKGLSGGQIVIRPPRAATFDASKNVIAGNVIGYGATQGTMFLRGVVGERFFVRNSGATAVVEGVGDHALEYMTGGLAVILGATGRNLGAGMSGGSAYVYRLDPALVNRDALATGELELGELGSGDAEILRDLLQQHLAETDSTLAASLLANFDAELDNFVRVMPRDYAAVLLTRQEAVAEGLDPDGDVVWTRILEVTGG encoded by the coding sequence ATGTACAACCCTGCCTTCGAGAAGGACGCCTGCGGGCTGGCGATGGTGGCGACCCTGCGCGGCGAGGCGGGGCACGACATCATCGATCTCGCCCTGACCGCGCTGCGCAATCTCGAGCACCGCGGTGCCATCGGCTCCGATGCCGGCACCGGAGACGGCGCCGGCATCCTCACCCAGATGCCCGACGCTTTCCTGCGTGCTGTCGTGGACTTCGCGCTGCCGCCGGTGGGGGAGTACGCCGCCGGCATGATCTTCCTGCCCCGCGACGAGGAGCTGCGGGCGGCCGAGAAGTCCGGGATCGAGCGCATCGCCGCGGCCGAGAACCTCGTCGTGCTCGGGTGGCGCGAGGTGCCGACCGTCGATGAGCATCTCGGCAAACTGGCTTTCGGGGCCCGGCCCGTGTTCGAGCAGCTGTTCGTGTCGCGTCCCGCTGTCGGCGACCAGGCGGCACTGTCCGGGATCGCGCTGGACAGGCGGGTCTTCCGTCTGCGCAAGCGCGCCGGCAACGAGCTGGGCTCCTACATCGTCTCGCTCTCGTCCCGGACGCTCGGATACAAGGGCATGGTCACCACCCTGCAGCTGGAGCCGTTCTACCCCGACCTGCAGGACGAGCGATTCGCGTCGGAGCTGGCCGTGGTGCACTCGCGCTACTCCACCAACACCTTCCCGTCGTGGCCGCTGGCCCAGCCGCTGCGGATGCTCGCGCACAACGGCGAGATCAACACCGTGCGCGGAAACCGCAACTGGATGCGCGCGCGTCAGTCGCAGCTGGAATCCGAACTGCTGGGCGAGATCGATCCGCTGCTGCCGATCTGCACCGAAGGGGCGAGCGACTCCGCGTCGTTCGACGAGGTCCTCGAACTTCTGACGCTGACCGGCCGGAGCCTTCCACACGCGATCATGATGATGGTCCCGGAGGCCTACGAGAAGCAGGCCGACATCGATCCGAAGCTGCGCGCCTTCTACGACTACCACTCCATGCAGATGGAGCCGTGGGACGGGCCGGCCGCACTCATCTTCACCGACGGCACGCTCGTCGGCGCGACCCTGGACCGCAACGGACTGCGTCCGGGCCGGTGGACCGAGACGACCGACGGTCTGATCGTGATCGGCAGCGAAACGGGCGTGCTCGACTTCGCGCCGGAGCGGATCAAGCGCCGCGGACGGCTGCGTCCGGGGCGGATGTTCCTGGTCGACACCGCGTCGCGCCGGATCGTCGAAGAGGACGAGATCAAGGCGCAGCTGGCCGACCAGGAGCCGTGGGCGGAATGGCTCGACGCGGGACGGGTGCGGCTGGCGGATCTGCCCGAGCGCGAGCACATCGTGCATCCGATCGCCTCGATCACCCGGCGTCAGCGCACGTTCGGCTACACCGAGGAGGAGGTCCGCATCCTCCTGACCCCGATGGGCCAGACCGGCGCGGAGCCGCTCGGCGCGATGGGCAGCGACACGCCGGTGGCCGTCCTCAGTGAGCGCCCCCGCCTGCTGTTCGACTACTTCACGCAGCAGTTCGCCCAGGTGACCAACCCGCCGCTGGACTCGATCCGCGAAGAGGTGGTCACCAGCCTGAAACTCGGCCTCGGCCCGGAGTCCAACCTGCTGTCCTGGGGTCCCGGGCACGCTCGGTCTGTCACCCTGGATTTCCCGGTCATCGACAACGACGAGCTCGCGAAGATCCAGCACATCCAGCGCGCCCTGCCGGAACGTTCCAGCGCGACGATCCGCGGCCTCTATCACTTCGACGCCGGCCCGGACCAGATGCGCCAGCGCATCGACGAGATGTGCGTCGAGGTGGACGAGGCGATCGACCGCGGTGCGGAGTTCCTCATCCTGTCCGACCGCGACTCGAACAAGGATCTCGTCCCCATCCCTTCGCTGCTGATGGTCTCGGCGATCCACCATCACCTGATCCGCCGGCAGAACCGCATGAAGGTCGGCCTGATCGTTGAAGCGGGTGACGTGCGCGAGGTGCACCACGTCGCCACGCTCATCGGATACGGCGCGTCCGCGGTCAACCCGTATCTGGCGATGGAGACGGTGGAGTCGCTGGTGCGGACCGGCTACATCACCGGCATCCCGCCGGAGAAGGCGGTCAAGAACCTCATCTACGCGCTCGGCAAGGGCGTCCTGAAGATCATGTCGAAGATGGGCATCTCCACCGTGTCCTCCTACGCCGGAGCGCAGGCGTTCGAGGCGGTCGGTCTGAGTGAGGAGTTCGTGGACCGGTACTTCACCGGCACGGAGTCCAAGCTCGGCGGCATCGGCATTCAGCACATCGCCGCCGAGAACCAGGCCCGTCACGACTACGCCTACCCCGAGGATGCCGCGGTGCGCGCGCACGAACGGCTCTGGACCGGCGGGGAATACCAGTGGCGGCGAGACGGATCCCCGCATCTGTTCAACCCGGACACCGTGTTCCGCCTGCAGCACGCGACCCGCACGCGTCGTTACGACATCTTCCGCGAGTACACCAGGCTCGTGGACGACCAGGCATCCGAATTGAAGACCCTGCGCGGCATGTTCGCACTGCGCTCCGGAGTGCGCAGCCCGATCCCGATCGACGAGGTCGAACCGGTCTCCGCCATCGTGAAGCGGTTCTCCACGGGAGCCATGAGCTACGGCTCCATCTCGCGCGAGGCCCACGAAACGCTGGCGATCGCGATGAACCGCCTGGGCGGCAAGTCCAACACCGGGGAGGGCGGCGAGGACGTCGACCGGCTCCTGGATCCCGAGCGCCGCAGCGCGATCAAGCAGGTCGCCTCCGGCCGTTTCGGTGTGACCAGCCTTTACCTGACCAAAGCGGACGACATCCAGATCAAGCTCGCCCAGGGCGCCAAGCCCGGCGAGGGCGGTCAGCTGCCGCCGACCAAGGTCTATCCGTGGGTCGCGCGTACGCGGCACGCGACGGCCGGCGTGGGACTGATCTCGCCGCCGCCGCATCACGACATCTACTCGATCGAAGACCTCAAGCAGCTGATCTTCGACCTCAAACGCGCGAACCCCGCAGCCCGGGTGCATGTCAAGCTGGTCAGCCAGTCGGGCATCGGCGCGGTCGCCGCCGGCACTGCCAAGGCTCTGGCCGACGTCATCCTGGTCTCCGGCCACGACGGCGGAACCGGAGCGAGCCCGCTGAACTCACTGAAGCACGCAGGCACCCCGTGGGAGCTCGGGCTGGCTGAGACCCAGCAGACCCTGATGCTCAACGGCATGCGCGACCGTGTGGTGGTCCAGGTCGACGGCCAGCTCAAGACCGGTCGGGACGTCATCATCGGCGCGCTGCTGGGCGCCGAGGAGTTCGGCTTCGCCACGGCGCCTCTGGTGGTCTCCGGCTGCGTCATGATGCGCGTCTGCCACTTGGACACCTGTCCCGTCGGGGTCGCCACGCAGAACCCGGTCCTGCGCGAACGGTTCACCGGCAAGCCCGAGTTCGTCGTCAATTTCATGGAGTTCATCGCCGAGGAGGTCCGCGAGTACCTCGCGGAGCTCGGCTTCCGCTCGCTCGAAGAAGCGGTCGGCCACCACGAGATGCTGGACATCAACGGCGCGGTGGAGCACTGGAAGGCCAGCGGGCTGGACCTCGCGCCGATCCTGGCCGGACCCGAGTTCGGTCCGGACCAGGCGCGGCGCAACACCCGCCCGCAGCAGCACGAGCTGGAGGCGCACTTCGATGTCCCGCTCATCGAGGCGGCCCGGGACGTCATCGCGCACAGCGGCACCATCGAGTTCGACCTGCCCATCCGCAACACCGAGCGTGCGGTCGGCACGATGCTCGGCCATCACGTGACCCTCGCGCACGGGGAGAACGGGATGCCGTCCGGATCGATCGTGGTCAACCTCACCGGCTCGGCCGGTCAGTCCTTCGGTGCGTTCATGCCCGCCGGGATCACCCTGCGTCTGGAAGGCGACTCGAACGACTATGTCGGCAAGGGCCTCTCCGGCGGCCAGATCGTGATCCGTCCGCCGCGCGCCGCAACCTTCGACGCGTCGAAGAACGTGATCGCGGGCAACGTCATCGGATACGGCGCGACGCAGGGCACGATGTTCCTGCGCGGCGTCGTGGGGGAGCGGTTCTTCGTCCGCAACTCCGGTGCCACGGCCGTGGTGGAGGGCGTCGGCGACCACGCCCTGGAGTACATGACCGGCGGGCTCGCCGTGATCCTCGGCGCCACCGGGCGCAACCTGGGTGCGGGGATGTCCGGCGGCAGCGCCTACGTGTACCGCCTCGATCCGGCACTGGTCAACCGCGACGCGCTGGCCACCGGTGAGCTGGAACTCGGGGAACTGGGCTCCGGGGATGCCGAGATCCTCCGCGATCTGCTCCAGCAGCACCTTGCCGAGACGGACTCGACGCTCGCGGCATCCCTGCTGGCGAACTTCGACGCCGAACTGGACAATTTCGTCCGCGTCATGCCGCGCGACTACGCCGCGGTTCTGCTGACTCGTCAGGAGGCCGTGGCTGAAGGCCTCGACCCCGACGGCGACGTCGTCTGGACCCGCATCCTGGAGGTGACTGGTGGCTGA
- a CDS encoding FAD-binding oxidoreductase, which yields MSAPATDTRTAHAAGVRRLLESYWALPPGAQVRLAKRTSNLFRSRSETAAPGLDTSGLTGVIGVDPEGRTADVAGMCTYEDLLAATLPQGLAPLVVPQLRTITLGGAVTGLGIESTSFRSGLPHESVLEMDILTGAGEVITASPSEHADLYRAFPNSYGTLGYAVRLRIELETVQPFVTLRHIRFHTIADLMAAMDRIVASRCLDDVAVDYLDGVVFGADESYLCVGTKSSVPGAVSDYTGRQIYYRSIRHDDAGKADRLTIHDYLWRWDTDWFWCSAAFGAQHPLVRRVWPRRYLRSATYSRLMGLERRFDIGDRLEKLHGRPARERVIQDIEVPIARCADFVEWFLGNVPITPIWLCPLRLRDHEAWPLYPLHPAATYVNVGFWSTVPVGATQGETNRLIEQKVRELDGHKSLYSDAFYSREDFDSLYGGADYRAAKRRYDPDARLLDLYQKAVQRR from the coding sequence GTGTCCGCACCCGCGACCGATACACGCACCGCGCACGCCGCCGGCGTGCGGCGGCTGCTCGAGAGCTACTGGGCGCTGCCGCCGGGCGCGCAGGTCCGGCTCGCCAAGCGCACCTCGAACCTGTTCCGCTCGCGTTCGGAAACTGCCGCCCCTGGCCTGGACACGTCAGGGTTGACGGGAGTCATCGGCGTCGATCCTGAGGGTCGCACGGCGGACGTCGCCGGCATGTGCACCTACGAGGATCTCCTCGCTGCGACACTGCCGCAGGGGTTGGCACCCCTCGTCGTGCCGCAACTGAGGACGATCACGCTCGGCGGAGCGGTCACGGGCCTGGGCATCGAGTCGACGTCTTTCCGAAGCGGGCTGCCGCATGAATCGGTCCTCGAGATGGACATTCTCACCGGCGCGGGGGAGGTGATCACGGCATCCCCGAGCGAGCACGCCGACCTGTACCGGGCGTTCCCCAATTCATACGGCACTCTCGGCTACGCGGTGCGTCTGCGCATCGAACTCGAGACGGTCCAGCCGTTCGTGACCCTCCGGCACATACGCTTTCACACGATCGCCGATCTGATGGCGGCGATGGACCGCATCGTCGCGTCGCGTTGCCTGGACGACGTGGCGGTGGACTATCTCGACGGCGTGGTGTTCGGCGCCGACGAGAGCTACCTGTGCGTCGGGACGAAGAGCTCCGTGCCCGGCGCGGTCAGCGACTACACGGGTCGACAAATCTATTACCGGTCCATCCGGCACGACGACGCCGGGAAAGCCGACCGGCTCACCATCCACGACTACCTCTGGCGGTGGGACACCGACTGGTTCTGGTGCTCGGCGGCGTTCGGGGCGCAACACCCCCTCGTCCGTCGCGTGTGGCCCCGGCGCTACCTCCGCAGCGCCACGTACAGCAGGCTGATGGGGCTGGAACGCCGATTCGACATCGGCGATCGCCTGGAGAAGCTGCACGGGCGCCCCGCGCGCGAGCGCGTGATTCAGGACATCGAAGTGCCGATCGCCCGGTGCGCCGATTTTGTCGAATGGTTTCTCGGGAACGTGCCGATCACGCCGATCTGGCTCTGTCCGCTGCGATTGCGCGACCATGAAGCGTGGCCGCTCTACCCGCTGCATCCAGCCGCGACCTACGTCAACGTCGGCTTCTGGTCCACCGTGCCGGTCGGGGCGACCCAAGGCGAGACGAATCGGCTGATCGAGCAGAAGGTGCGCGAGCTCGACGGGCACAAATCGCTGTACTCCGACGCGTTCTATTCACGGGAGGACTTCGACTCGCTCTACGGCGGGGCCGACTACCGAGCGGCGAAAAGGCGGTACGACCCCGACGCGAGACTGCTCGACCTCTATCAGAAGGCGGTGCAACGACGATGA
- a CDS encoding SHOCT domain-containing protein encodes MNFFGDFLWILLWICYFTAYIFVVVLVIGDLFRDEELNGWFKALWIIFLVFLPFLTALVYVIARGKGMAERSGGGYRTVAEADDYRPASSRTPASDIAQAKALLDAGTISQGEFDALKSKALGNQYFGT; translated from the coding sequence ATGAACTTCTTCGGAGACTTCCTGTGGATCCTGCTGTGGATCTGCTATTTCACGGCCTACATCTTCGTCGTCGTCCTGGTGATCGGGGATCTGTTCCGCGACGAGGAGCTCAACGGCTGGTTCAAAGCACTGTGGATCATCTTCCTGGTCTTCCTGCCGTTCCTGACCGCCCTGGTGTACGTGATAGCGCGCGGCAAGGGCATGGCCGAGCGCAGCGGCGGCGGATACCGCACCGTGGCGGAGGCGGATGACTATCGCCCCGCCTCGTCGCGCACGCCGGCATCCGACATAGCCCAGGCCAAGGCTCTGCTGGATGCCGGGACCATCAGCCAGGGCGAATTCGACGCGCTCAAGAGCAAGGCCCTGGGCAACCAGTACTTCGGCACCTGA
- the pyk gene encoding pyruvate kinase, with protein sequence MRRAKIVATLGPATSTYEQVRAIIDAGVDVARMNLSHGDHTVHETNFANVRKAADDAGRAVAILVDLQGPKIRLGKFADGPHDLAVGDIFKITVDDVPGTKELVSTTYKGLPADVHPGDFLLIDDGKVKVEVVETDGTVVTTKVLVAGPVSNNKGINLPGVAVNVPALSEKDEDDLRWGLRIGADIIALSFVRDAKDVQRVHVIMAEEGRRVPVIAKIEKPQAVDHLEEIIDAFDGIMVARGDLGVELPLEAVPIVQKRAVELCRRMAKPVIVATQMLESMIDNPVPTRAETSDVANAVLDGADAVMLSGETSVGKYPVVVVETMARIIASTEDHGLERIAPLNTKPRTQGGAITLAAMEVADFVDAKYVCIFTESGDTARRMSRLRPRFPMISFTPDPAIRRRMALTWGIQSTLVEHVAHTDRMFIQVDDYFLSNDLAKVGDKVVVISGSPPGIIGSTNDIRIHKIGDAVHGKAPIYQSRE encoded by the coding sequence ATGAGACGTGCCAAGATCGTCGCCACGTTGGGACCCGCCACCTCCACATACGAGCAGGTCCGAGCGATCATCGATGCGGGTGTCGACGTCGCACGCATGAACCTCAGCCACGGAGATCACACCGTGCACGAGACGAACTTCGCCAACGTGCGCAAGGCGGCCGACGATGCCGGCCGCGCTGTTGCCATCCTGGTCGACCTGCAGGGGCCCAAGATCCGGCTCGGCAAGTTCGCCGACGGCCCGCATGATCTCGCCGTCGGCGACATCTTCAAGATCACCGTGGACGACGTCCCCGGCACCAAGGAGCTCGTCTCCACGACGTACAAGGGTCTGCCGGCCGATGTCCACCCCGGCGATTTCCTGCTGATCGACGACGGCAAGGTCAAGGTCGAGGTCGTCGAGACCGACGGCACGGTCGTCACGACCAAGGTGCTGGTGGCCGGCCCGGTGTCCAACAACAAGGGCATCAACCTCCCCGGCGTCGCCGTCAACGTTCCCGCACTGTCGGAGAAGGACGAGGACGACCTGCGCTGGGGCCTGCGCATCGGCGCGGACATCATCGCCCTGTCGTTCGTGCGCGACGCCAAGGACGTGCAGCGCGTGCACGTCATCATGGCCGAAGAGGGACGTCGCGTCCCCGTGATCGCCAAGATCGAGAAGCCGCAGGCCGTCGATCACCTCGAGGAGATCATCGACGCGTTCGACGGCATCATGGTCGCCCGTGGCGACCTGGGCGTCGAGCTTCCGCTGGAAGCGGTGCCGATCGTCCAGAAGCGGGCCGTCGAGCTGTGCCGACGGATGGCCAAGCCCGTCATCGTCGCGACGCAGATGCTCGAGTCGATGATCGACAACCCCGTCCCCACCCGTGCCGAGACCTCGGACGTCGCCAACGCGGTCCTTGACGGCGCCGACGCGGTCATGCTCTCCGGAGAGACCAGTGTGGGCAAGTACCCGGTCGTCGTGGTCGAGACGATGGCCAGGATCATCGCGTCGACCGAGGATCACGGCCTGGAGCGCATCGCACCGCTGAACACGAAGCCGCGCACGCAGGGCGGGGCCATCACGCTCGCTGCTATGGAAGTCGCCGACTTCGTCGATGCCAAGTACGTCTGCATCTTCACCGAGTCCGGCGACACGGCACGCCGCATGTCCCGCCTGCGGCCGCGATTCCCGATGATCAGCTTCACCCCCGATCCTGCCATCCGCCGCCGCATGGCGCTCACCTGGGGCATACAGTCGACCCTCGTGGAGCACGTCGCCCACACGGACCGCATGTTCATCCAGGTCGACGACTACTTCCTCTCCAACGACCTCGCGAAGGTCGGCGACAAGGTCGTGGTCATCTCCGGTTCCCCTCCAGGGATCATCGGCTCGACCAACGACATCCGCATTCACAAGATCGGCGACGCCGTCCACGGGAAGGCTCCCATCTACCAGTCGCGCGAGTGA
- a CDS encoding glutamate synthase subunit beta, producing MADPKGFLKVTERELPPRRPVPVRIMDWKEVYEPGDSAVLRRQAGRCMDCGIPFCHKGCPLGNLIPEWNDLTWRGEGRSAIERLHATNNFPEFTGRLCPAPCESSCVLGINQPAVTIKQIEVSIIDEAFANGWVEPEPPGRLTGKTVAVVGSGPAGLAAAQQLTRAGHTVAVYERDDRIGGLLRYGIPDFKMEKRHLEHRLRQMQDEGTRFRAGVAIGTDIAWNDLRARYDAVVVATGATVPRELPIPGRDLAGVHFAMEYLTESNKALAGDAVPNQITAEGKHVVVIGGGDTGADCIGTAHRQGALSVTNLAIGKQPPGVRPDHQPWPMSPTLFEVSSAHEEGGERSYLASTVEFLGNNGGEVRALRVAETEFVDGRRVPRSGTEREIPADLVLIAMGFTGPERTLLEEQLGARFTSRGSLDREDDYQTSSPGVFVAGDAGRGQSLIVWAIAEGRAAAAKVDEYLMGATSLPAPVLPSDVAIGLQRA from the coding sequence GTGGCTGACCCCAAAGGCTTTCTGAAGGTGACGGAGCGCGAACTGCCTCCTCGTCGACCGGTGCCGGTGCGGATCATGGACTGGAAAGAGGTCTACGAGCCGGGCGATTCTGCAGTGCTGCGCCGTCAGGCGGGGCGCTGCATGGACTGCGGCATCCCGTTCTGCCACAAGGGATGCCCGCTGGGCAATCTCATTCCGGAGTGGAACGACCTGACCTGGCGGGGTGAGGGGCGTTCGGCTATCGAGCGTCTGCACGCCACCAACAACTTCCCGGAGTTCACCGGCCGGCTCTGCCCCGCGCCATGCGAGAGCTCCTGCGTTCTGGGCATCAACCAGCCCGCCGTCACGATCAAGCAGATCGAAGTGTCGATCATCGACGAGGCGTTCGCGAACGGCTGGGTGGAGCCCGAACCGCCCGGCCGTCTGACCGGCAAGACCGTCGCGGTGGTCGGCTCCGGCCCCGCCGGGCTCGCCGCCGCCCAGCAGCTCACCCGCGCCGGGCACACGGTGGCGGTGTACGAGCGTGACGATCGGATCGGCGGACTTCTGCGGTACGGCATCCCGGATTTCAAGATGGAGAAGCGGCACCTCGAGCACCGGCTCCGTCAGATGCAGGATGAGGGCACCCGCTTCCGCGCCGGCGTCGCGATCGGCACCGACATCGCATGGAACGACCTGCGCGCCAGGTACGACGCGGTCGTGGTCGCGACCGGCGCCACGGTGCCGCGCGAACTGCCGATCCCGGGTCGCGATCTGGCCGGCGTTCATTTCGCGATGGAATACCTGACTGAATCGAACAAGGCTCTCGCCGGCGACGCGGTCCCCAACCAGATCACCGCCGAAGGCAAGCACGTCGTGGTCATCGGCGGCGGCGACACCGGAGCGGACTGCATCGGCACCGCGCATCGTCAGGGTGCGCTGAGCGTCACCAACCTCGCCATCGGCAAGCAGCCGCCCGGCGTGCGCCCGGATCATCAGCCGTGGCCGATGTCCCCGACGCTGTTCGAGGTGTCCTCGGCACACGAGGAGGGCGGCGAGCGATCGTATCTGGCATCGACCGTCGAGTTCCTCGGCAACAACGGGGGAGAGGTGCGCGCCCTGCGTGTCGCCGAGACCGAGTTCGTGGATGGCCGCCGCGTGCCCAGGAGCGGCACCGAACGCGAGATTCCTGCTGATCTGGTGCTGATCGCCATGGGCTTCACCGGCCCCGAGCGCACCCTCCTCGAGGAGCAGCTCGGCGCGCGGTTCACATCGCGCGGCAGCCTCGATCGCGAAGACGACTACCAGACGAGCTCACCGGGCGTGTTCGTGGCGGGCGACGCCGGCCGCGGTCAGTCGCTGATCGTCTGGGCCATCGCCGAGGGGCGGGCCGCCGCGGCGAAGGTGGACGAGTACCTGATGGGTGCGACATCGCTGCCCGCACCGGTGCTCCCGTCCGATGTCGCGATCGGCCTGCAGCGCGCGTAG